A genomic segment from Dendropsophus ebraccatus isolate aDenEbr1 chromosome 7, aDenEbr1.pat, whole genome shotgun sequence encodes:
- the CISD2 gene encoding CDGSH iron-sulfur domain-containing protein 2 isoform X1 has protein sequence MVLEILARVIKVQLPAYLKRLPVPDSIAGFIRLTVSEWLRLLPFLGVLALLGYLAIRPFLLKKKQQKDSLINLKIQKENPKVVNEINIEDLHIAKAAYCRCWRSKTFPVCDGSHNKHNELTGDNVGPLILKKKEV, from the exons ATGGTGCTGGAGATCCTGGCGCGGGTCATCAAGGTGCAGCTTCCCGCCTATCTGAAGAGGCTGCCCGTCCCGGATAGTATCGCCGGCTTCATCAGGTTAACAG TCTCAGAATGGCTGAGGCTCCTTCCGTTCTTGGGTGTCCTTGCTCTGTTGGGCTACCTTGCAATTCGACCATTCCTGCTTAAGAAGAAGCAGCAAAAGGACAGTTTGATCAATCTGAAAATCCAAAAGGAAAATCCAAAAGTGGTGAATGAAATTAATATCGAGGACCTGCATATTGCCAAAGCTGCTTACTGTCGCTGTTGGCGCTCTAAAACG TTTCCAGTCTGTGATGGCTCCCATAACAAGCACAATGAGTTAACTGGAGACAACGTGGGACCACTTATTCTCAAAAAGAAAGAAGTATAA